GCCAGACGATCGAGAGCCACTCGATCTCCGCCGGACTTGACTATCCCGGGGTCGGGCCGGAGCACGCCTGGCTCCACGACTCCGGCCGCGGGGAGTACCGCGCGATCACCGACGCCGAGGCGATGGAGGCCTTCCGGCTGCTCGCCCGCACCGAGGGGATCATCCCCGCGATCGAGAGCGCCCACGCGCTCGCCGGTGCGCTCCAGGTCGGCCGCGAGCTCGGCCCGGGATCCGTCGTCGCCGTGTGCCTGTCGGGCCGCGGGGACAAGGACGTCGACACCGCGGGAAAGTACTTCGGGTACTTCGACGCGAACAACGAGGAGGACTGATGAGCACCGCGCCCGTGCTGGAGGCCTGCGCCCAGGAGAACCGCGCCGCCTTCATCGGCTACCTGCCGGTCGGCTACCCCGACGTACCCGGCTCGCTCGACGCGATGCGCGCCCTCGTCGCCGGCGGGGTCGACATCATCGAGGTCGGCATGCCCTACAGCGATCCCGGCATGGACGGCCCGGTCATCGAGGCCGCCGGCGTGCAGGCGCTCGCGAACGGGGTCCGCACACGCGACGTCTTCACCGCCATCGAGGCGGTGCGCGAGGCCGGCGCCGCCGCGGTGACGATGACCTACTGGAACATCGTCGAGCGCTACGGCGTCGAGGCCTTCGCACGGGATCTCGCCGCGGCCGGCGGCAGCGGCATCGTCACCCCGGACCTCGTCCCCGACGAGGCGGGGGAGTGGATCGCCGCCTCTGACGCCCACGACCTCGACCGGATCTTCCTCGTCGCCCCCTCATCGACGCCCGAGCGCCTCGCCTACGTGGCCGGCAGCTCGCGCGGCTTCGTCTACGCCGCCTCGACCATGGGCGTGACCGGCACCCGCGCCGAGGTGGGCTCCGCCGCCGCGCAGCTCGTCGCCGACACGCGGTCCGCCGGCGCGAAGCACGTGTGCGTCGGACTCGGGGTGTCGACCCGCGAGCAGGCCGCGCAGGTCGCGGCCTACGCCGACGGGGTCATCGTCGGATCCGCCCTCGTCAAGGCGCTCGACTCCGGTGGGACGGCCGGGCTCGAGCAGATCGCCGGCGAGTTCGCCGCCGGGGTGCGCGACCGTGGCTGAGCCGCTCACCGACATCCTCGCCGCGATCCCGTCGCCGAGCTGGAGCGGGTTCTCGCTCGGGCCTCTGACGATCCACGCCTACGCGCTGTGCATCCTGCTCGGGATCGTCCTCGCCCTGTGGGTGACGAACCGGCGCTGGCAGGCCCGCGGCGGCTCCGAGGACGACCTGTGGAACATCGCCGTGTGGGCGATCCCCGCCGGGATCATCGGCGGCCGGATCTACCACGTGATCTCCACCCCGGACCCGTACTTCGGTCCGGGAGGGAATCCGGTCGCTGCGCTCTACATCTGGAACGGCGGACTCGGGATCTGGGGCGCCGTGGCGCTCGGGGTGCTCACCGTGTACTTCGTGTGCCGCCACTACGGGATTCGATTTACCGCCTTTCTCGACGCCGCCGCGCCCGGGCTCATCCTCGCGCAAGCCGTGGGCCGCTGGGGCAACTGGTTCAACCAGGAGCTGTTCGGCGCCCCGACGACCGTGCCCTGGGGGCTCGAGATCGACCGCGAGATCAACGGCGCGCCCAACCCCAACTGGCCCGACGCCGCGCTGCCCGCCGACACCCTCTTCCACCCGACCTTCCTCTACGAGTCGATCTGGAACCTCGCGGGCTTCGTCCTCCTCCTGTGGGCGGGCCGCCGGTTCGCACTCGGCCACGGACAGGTCTTCTTCCTCTACATCTGCTACTACACCGCAGGCCGGGTGTGGATCGAGGCGCTCCGCATCGACACCGCGGAGCTCATCCTCGGCGTCCGCCTCAACGTCTGGGTCTCGATCCTCGTGTTCGCGCTCGGCGCGGTCCTCTTCGTCCTCTCCCGGCGGCGGCACCGCACGCCGGAGGAGAGCGTCTACACCCCGGAGCGCGCTCAGCGCGAGGCCGCACAGGCCGGCGACGACCACGACGACCGCGCCGACGACGGACCGACGGGCGGGACCTCCGCGGACGGCGACGGCGCCCGGCCCGCCGGGGAGACTGGGGAGCGCGGTCAGCAGACCGCCCGCGGTGCCGACGACGAGGGTACGGGATCGTCGATGTCGAAGCGGAGCTTCGGCTTCTTCGGCGCAGTGACCTCCGCGATCTCGATCGTCCCCCAGGTGGGCGGTCGGACACGATCCGAACGGCCGCCGCAGCCCGACTGAGCGATCATGTACACTGCAAACCCGCGCACGGTGACCGAGGTCACCGGCCGCGGTCGCTGCGCGATCATGCGTCGCAGCGCGATGCTGACAGCGCCGTCCGCAGAACCGTGTCCGCCGAGGTGAGAAGGACGGTGCCATGAGCCCCTCCCGCACGACAACGCCAGCACCGCGCTTCAGCGCGCTCCCGCCCGCCCAGGGGCTCTACGACCCCGAGGCCGAGCGGGACTCCTGCGGCCTGGCGATGATCGTGCGGTACCGCGGCGAGGCCGACCACGAGGTCGTCGTCCAGGCGCTCACCGCCCTGCGCAACATGGAGCACCGCGGCGCGGTCGGCGGCGACGAAGGGACCGGCGACGGCGCCGGCATCACCGTCCAGGTGCCGCACCGCTTCTTCGCCGACGTCCTCGACTTCACCCTGCCGGAGGCCGGCGAGTACGCCGTCGGCACCGCGTTCCTCGATCCGGCCGACCCCGGCGCCGGCCGTGCCGTCGTCGAGCGGTTCGCCGCCGAGGAGGGCCTGCGCGTCCTCGGCTGGCGCGAGGTCCCGATCATCGCCGACGTCGTCGGTCGCGCCTCGCGTGCGGTGATGCCGCAGTTCTCCCAGGTGTTCCTCGCTCTCGACCCGCAGATCCCGGTGAGCACCGACGCCACGGGCCGCCCGCTGCAGGAGGAGCTCGAGCGCCGCTGCTTCGCCACCCGCAAGCGGAGCGAGCACGAGGGCGTCTACTTCCCGTCGCTGTCCTCGAAGACCCTGACCTACAAGGGCATGCTCACCACCGCGCAGGTCGAGAAGTTCTACCCCGACCTCCAGGACGACCGCTTCACCTCGCGGATCGCGCTCGTCCACTCGCGCTTCTCGACGAACACCTTCCCGTCGTGGCCGCTCGCCCAGCCCTTCCGGATGATCGCCCACAACGGCGAGATCAACACCGTGCGCGGCAACC
This Brevibacterium ihuae DNA region includes the following protein-coding sequences:
- the lgt gene encoding prolipoprotein diacylglyceryl transferase, with product MAEPLTDILAAIPSPSWSGFSLGPLTIHAYALCILLGIVLALWVTNRRWQARGGSEDDLWNIAVWAIPAGIIGGRIYHVISTPDPYFGPGGNPVAALYIWNGGLGIWGAVALGVLTVYFVCRHYGIRFTAFLDAAAPGLILAQAVGRWGNWFNQELFGAPTTVPWGLEIDREINGAPNPNWPDAALPADTLFHPTFLYESIWNLAGFVLLLWAGRRFALGHGQVFFLYICYYTAGRVWIEALRIDTAELILGVRLNVWVSILVFALGAVLFVLSRRRHRTPEESVYTPERAQREAAQAGDDHDDRADDGPTGGTSADGDGARPAGETGERGQQTARGADDEGTGSSMSKRSFGFFGAVTSAISIVPQVGGRTRSERPPQPD
- the trpA gene encoding tryptophan synthase subunit alpha — its product is MSTAPVLEACAQENRAAFIGYLPVGYPDVPGSLDAMRALVAGGVDIIEVGMPYSDPGMDGPVIEAAGVQALANGVRTRDVFTAIEAVREAGAAAVTMTYWNIVERYGVEAFARDLAAAGGSGIVTPDLVPDEAGEWIAASDAHDLDRIFLVAPSSTPERLAYVAGSSRGFVYAASTMGVTGTRAEVGSAAAQLVADTRSAGAKHVCVGLGVSTREQAAQVAAYADGVIVGSALVKALDSGGTAGLEQIAGEFAAGVRDRG